The Hevea brasiliensis isolate MT/VB/25A 57/8 chromosome 1, ASM3005281v1, whole genome shotgun sequence genome has a window encoding:
- the LOC131183207 gene encoding uncharacterized mitochondrial protein AtMg00310-like gives MTTFATIIEKIENKLVGWKEQLLSQGGKEILIKVAMMAIPIFAMSCFKLPLSLCHQINTLVANFWLGNKVDEGKQYWVAWDKVCTLKLKGGIGFKNLESFNYVLLVKQGWKILSNPDSLSSKVLKGCYFPYMSFFKAQRHNQSS, from the coding sequence ATGACTACTTTTGCTACGATTATAGAAAAGATCGAGAATAAACTTGTAGGGTGGAAGGAACAATTGCTTTCACAAGGTGGCAAAGAAATTCTAATCAAAGTAGCAATGATGGCCATTCCTATTTTTGCTATGTCATGCTTCAAGTTGCCCTTATCCCTTTGTCATCAAATTAACACACTAGTAGCAAACTTTTGGTTGGGGAACAAGGTGGATGAGGGAAAGCAATACTGGGTGGCATGGGATAAAGTGTGCACCTTGAAGCTTAAAGGTGGTATAGGGTTTAAGAATTTGGAATCCTTCAACTATGTGCTTTTGGTGAAACAAGGGTGGAAAATATTATCCAACCCAGATTCCTTATCGTCCAAAGTTTTGAAAGGGTGTTATTTTCCCTACATGTCCTTCTTTAAAGCCCAAAGGCACAACCAATCCTCTTAG